One Prevotella melaninogenica DNA window includes the following coding sequences:
- a CDS encoding GH92 family glycosyl hydrolase — protein MKKRFLTLMAFAATSLFAFAQDYTQYVDPFIGTGGHGHVFLGANVPFGNIQAGPTQKKQGWDWCSGYHYSDSTVIGFGQMHLSGTGIGDLGDVSLLPTTNPAQREVKFAHRAEHVTPGYYSVMLASGVRVELTATQRVAFHRYAFPADVAKGYVILNLSQGIGWDKMTSCSFKQESAKTVSGYRMSQGWAKDQRVYFVAEFSQPVKLESNERDTIGVFAFDNAEQPLLVKVGISAVSVENARLNMQKELPGWDFRNAVAQAKDEWNRELSKIAIKTQDESTRKIFYTAMYHSMIAPSVFNDVNGEYRGADGKTHKGDFTDYTTFSLWDTYRAAHPLMTIIHPEKQCDIAQTMLHIFKEQGKLPVWHLVGNETDCMIGNPGVPVLVDIVLKGYDVDKNAVFEAAKASAMRDERGMGLLKKYGYIPCDLDPEHETVAKGLEYALADACIAKLAKELGKTADYKYFSKRSQSYRDFYFDKKTKFMRGVTSDRKFREPFDPFSTVHRQDDYAEGNAWQYVWLVPHDVHGLVSAFGGEKPFVSKLDSLFIVSGDMGAEASPDITGLIGQYAHGNEPSHHILYMYNYVGQPWKAADKIRYVLKNLYHDDFDGLSGNEDVGQMSAWYILSSLGMYQVEPAGGKYLFGTPLFDEATVNVGGGKTFRIVAHNNSDKNIYIQSAKLNGKPYTRSYIDFKDIKRGGTLEFVMGSKPSQFGVKPADRP, from the coding sequence ATGAAAAAAAGGTTCTTAACTTTAATGGCGTTTGCTGCAACCAGTCTTTTCGCTTTTGCGCAGGACTATACGCAGTATGTTGACCCATTTATTGGAACAGGCGGACACGGACATGTGTTCCTTGGAGCTAATGTTCCATTCGGTAACATTCAGGCTGGTCCTACACAGAAGAAGCAGGGCTGGGACTGGTGTTCTGGTTATCATTACAGCGATTCAACAGTTATCGGATTCGGACAGATGCACCTTAGCGGTACGGGTATTGGTGACTTGGGTGATGTATCACTCCTCCCTACTACCAATCCAGCACAGCGTGAGGTGAAGTTTGCCCATCGTGCCGAGCATGTAACCCCAGGTTACTACTCTGTAATGTTGGCTTCTGGTGTTCGTGTAGAGTTGACTGCGACTCAGCGTGTCGCCTTCCATCGTTACGCTTTTCCTGCTGATGTAGCAAAGGGTTACGTTATTTTGAACCTCTCACAGGGTATCGGATGGGACAAGATGACCTCTTGCAGCTTTAAGCAGGAGTCGGCTAAGACCGTCAGTGGCTACCGTATGTCACAAGGATGGGCTAAAGACCAGCGCGTTTACTTCGTGGCAGAGTTCTCACAGCCTGTTAAGTTGGAGTCGAACGAGCGTGATACGATTGGTGTCTTTGCTTTCGACAATGCTGAGCAGCCACTTCTCGTGAAGGTAGGTATCTCTGCTGTGAGTGTTGAGAACGCTCGATTGAATATGCAGAAGGAACTTCCTGGTTGGGATTTCCGCAATGCTGTTGCTCAGGCAAAGGATGAGTGGAACCGTGAGTTGAGTAAGATTGCAATCAAGACACAGGACGAGAGTACAAGAAAGATATTCTATACAGCAATGTATCACTCAATGATTGCACCTTCTGTCTTTAATGATGTAAACGGCGAATATCGTGGTGCAGACGGTAAGACACATAAGGGTGACTTCACTGATTACACTACCTTCTCACTATGGGATACCTATCGTGCAGCACATCCATTGATGACTATCATTCATCCAGAGAAGCAGTGCGACATTGCACAGACCATGCTTCATATCTTTAAGGAGCAGGGCAAGTTGCCTGTATGGCACCTTGTGGGTAATGAAACTGACTGTATGATTGGTAATCCGGGTGTTCCTGTGCTTGTTGATATTGTATTGAAAGGCTATGATGTAGATAAGAATGCGGTCTTTGAGGCTGCTAAGGCGTCTGCTATGCGTGATGAGCGTGGTATGGGATTGTTGAAGAAGTATGGTTATATTCCTTGTGATCTCGACCCAGAGCATGAGACAGTAGCAAAGGGATTGGAGTATGCTTTGGCTGATGCATGTATTGCAAAACTCGCCAAGGAATTGGGTAAGACCGCTGATTACAAGTACTTCTCAAAGCGCAGTCAGTCATATCGTGACTTCTACTTCGATAAGAAGACGAAGTTTATGCGTGGTGTAACATCTGATCGTAAGTTCCGTGAACCATTCGATCCATTCAGTACTGTTCATCGTCAGGACGACTATGCAGAGGGTAATGCTTGGCAGTATGTATGGCTTGTTCCACACGATGTGCATGGTCTTGTTTCTGCCTTCGGTGGTGAGAAACCATTTGTTTCAAAACTCGACTCCCTTTTCATTGTTAGTGGTGATATGGGAGCAGAGGCTTCACCAGACATCACTGGTCTGATTGGTCAGTACGCTCACGGTAATGAGCCAAGCCATCATATCCTCTATATGTACAACTATGTGGGTCAGCCTTGGAAGGCAGCGGATAAGATTCGCTATGTACTCAAGAACTTATACCACGACGACTTCGATGGTTTGAGTGGTAACGAGGATGTGGGTCAGATGTCTGCATGGTACATTCTTTCCTCTCTTGGCATGTATCAGGTAGAGCCTGCAGGTGGAAAATATCTCTTCGGTACACCGCTCTTCGATGAGGCTACGGTGAACGTTGGAGGTGGTAAGACCTTCCGCATTGTGGCTCATAACAACAGCGATAAGAATATTTATATTCAGAGTGCTAAGTTGAATGGCAAGCCTTATACCCGTT
- a CDS encoding glycoside hydrolase family 20 protein produces the protein MRKKVLLSAVFLLFAAAVSIPVAAQNIIPQPENISLLKGQFKLNKGTKIVTNLTGSDFKVLNQYTSEVLQHPLAYAKNPSKQGVFRLICKGTAQQAAQAMDSVRLQGYELEVTPKGITIQALTPTGLFYGLQTLRQLEKDGQIACVKVKDTPRFAYRGLMIDCSRHFWTKDFLKKQIDAMAYFKLDRFHWHLTDGGGWRMEVKKYPRLTDEASYRTQSDWTKWWMDNDRKYCHKDTPGAYGGYYTQEDIKDIVRYAAAHHIEVIPEIEMPGHSDEVVYAYPELSCTGKPYTQSDLCVGKEATYTFMENVLKETMALFPSKYIHIGGDEAERRTWKTCPDCQKVMKENNLKDVAELQSHFTHRMEEFLNRNGRKLLGWDEIMEGKLAPNAAVMSWRGIEAGIEAATSKHHVVMAPQQFYYLNMYQDNPMEQPKAQGGYTRLDKTYNYEPIPAEYKGTNLEKYMDGVQACVWTEFIAEPSHLEYMLYPRLFALAETGWTKKRTGYDNFRKRAVVNVERLKRAGYNAFDLSKEKGSRMESRSVTQHEALGKPVTYLGRYAEKYRAEGDNTLINGLRGDWGYLEGRWQGFIDSTGVDVVVDMGKVTDIRDVRVDFMHLYESVIYTPETIELMVSEDGKNFKTIDTVRPGIKASEDYLVYPYKWKGDVKGRYVRVKALPREKGAWIFTDEIIVNQK, from the coding sequence ATGAGAAAAAAAGTTCTTTTGAGTGCAGTTTTCCTGTTGTTTGCAGCAGCCGTTTCTATACCTGTTGCAGCTCAGAACATCATCCCACAACCTGAGAATATCAGTCTTTTGAAGGGTCAATTCAAACTGAATAAGGGTACGAAGATTGTGACCAATCTTACAGGTAGTGACTTTAAGGTGCTTAATCAGTACACTTCTGAGGTGCTGCAGCATCCATTAGCATACGCAAAGAATCCTTCTAAGCAGGGCGTTTTCCGCTTGATTTGTAAGGGAACAGCCCAGCAGGCAGCGCAGGCAATGGACAGTGTACGCCTGCAAGGCTATGAGTTGGAGGTGACACCAAAAGGTATCACCATTCAGGCACTGACCCCAACGGGCTTGTTCTATGGTTTGCAGACCCTTCGCCAGCTCGAAAAGGATGGTCAGATAGCTTGTGTAAAGGTGAAGGATACCCCTCGTTTCGCTTATCGTGGTTTGATGATTGACTGTTCTCGCCACTTCTGGACAAAGGACTTCTTGAAGAAACAGATTGATGCAATGGCTTACTTCAAGCTCGACCGCTTCCATTGGCATCTCACTGATGGTGGTGGATGGCGCATGGAGGTGAAGAAATATCCTCGTTTGACCGATGAAGCCTCTTATCGCACACAGTCTGATTGGACAAAGTGGTGGATGGATAACGACCGTAAGTATTGTCATAAGGATACACCGGGAGCCTACGGTGGTTATTACACACAGGAAGATATCAAGGATATCGTGCGCTATGCAGCAGCGCACCACATTGAGGTAATCCCAGAGATAGAGATGCCTGGCCATAGCGATGAGGTTGTTTATGCCTACCCAGAGTTGTCATGTACAGGCAAACCTTATACACAGTCAGACCTCTGTGTAGGTAAGGAAGCAACCTATACCTTCATGGAGAACGTGTTGAAAGAGACAATGGCGCTCTTCCCTTCTAAGTATATCCACATCGGAGGAGACGAGGCAGAACGTCGCACATGGAAGACTTGCCCCGATTGTCAGAAGGTGATGAAGGAGAATAACTTGAAGGATGTAGCCGAGTTGCAGAGCCATTTCACCCATCGTATGGAAGAATTCTTGAACCGTAATGGTCGAAAACTCCTCGGTTGGGATGAGATTATGGAAGGTAAGTTGGCTCCTAACGCAGCTGTGATGTCATGGCGTGGAATCGAAGCAGGTATCGAAGCTGCAACAAGCAAACATCATGTAGTAATGGCTCCACAGCAGTTCTATTATCTGAATATGTATCAGGATAATCCGATGGAACAGCCAAAGGCTCAGGGAGGTTATACACGTTTGGATAAGACGTATAACTATGAGCCAATCCCTGCAGAGTATAAAGGGACCAATCTTGAGAAATATATGGATGGCGTTCAGGCGTGTGTATGGACCGAGTTCATCGCTGAGCCAAGCCATTTAGAGTATATGCTCTATCCTCGTTTGTTTGCTTTAGCAGAGACAGGTTGGACAAAGAAGCGCACCGGATACGACAACTTCCGTAAGAGAGCAGTCGTAAATGTTGAACGTCTGAAGCGTGCGGGCTATAATGCCTTTGACCTCTCAAAGGAGAAGGGCTCACGTATGGAAAGCCGTAGTGTGACACAGCATGAGGCATTGGGTAAGCCTGTCACTTACTTAGGACGGTATGCAGAGAAGTATCGTGCTGAAGGTGACAACACACTGATCAATGGTTTGCGTGGCGATTGGGGTTATCTTGAGGGTCGTTGGCAGGGTTTCATCGATAGTACTGGTGTGGATGTTGTGGTTGATATGGGTAAGGTTACGGACATCCGTGACGTACGTGTTGACTTTATGCACCTCTATGAGTCTGTTATCTATACGCCAGAGACAATCGAGTTGATGGTGTCAGAGGATGGTAAGAACTTCAAGACGATTGACACAGTACGCCCAGGTATTAAGGCTTCAGAGGACTATCTCGTTTATCCTTACAAGTGGAAGGGAGATGTCAAAGGTCGTTATGTGCGTGTGAAGGCACTCCCTCGGGAGAAAGGCGCATGGATTTTTACAGACGAAATCATCGTCAATCAGAAGTAA
- a CDS encoding GH92 family glycosyl hydrolase, with the protein MNHKFLLVLLLSLSFLSLKAADKGGEEPVDLVNPFIGTSNFGTTNPGAVCPNGLMSVVPFNVMGSDLNKYDKDARWWSTPYEYHNVFFTGYSHVNLSGVGCPEVGSLLLMPTTGKLNVDYKEYGSTYDKEVAHPGYYSNNLKKYNVKTEVTATPRSSVARFTFPKGESHILLNLGEGLTNESGAMVKKVSDTEYEGMKLQGTFCYNPQAVFPIYFVMRVSKKPTEAGYWKKQRPMTGVEAEWDVDNGKYKLYKTYNKELSGDDIGVWMNFNTEADEQIEVQMGVSFVSMANARENLDAEQRGKNFDAIRAEARAKWNDDLSRILVEGGTKTERTIFYTALYHVLIHPNILQDVNGQYPAMEGDEIRTVKEGNRYTVFSLWDTYRNVHQLLTLVYPNRQRDMIRSMIGMYEEHGWMPKWELFSRETYTMEGDPAIPVITDSWLKGLRGYDINKAYEAFRKSALTKGSENPLRPDNDEYMEKGYVALHEKFDNSVSHALEYYIADNALSRLAAALGKKDDARLFHNRALGYRHYFSKEYGLLRPLMPDGTFYKPFDPKQGENFEPSPGFHEGNAWNYTFYVPHDVMGLAKLMGGQKNFVNKLQSVFDKGYYDPANEPDIAYPHLFSYFKGDEWRTQVQTRRLLKEYFKNAPEGIPGNDDTGTMSAWAVFNMIGFYPDCPGDPSYTLTSPVFDKVTIRLDKAQWGRDKLLIETVRPNAEAVIIKKIELGGKPLNRYRITNDELLKGGVLKFYLK; encoded by the coding sequence ATGAATCATAAATTCCTATTAGTACTACTTCTTTCCTTGTCTTTTCTTTCGCTGAAGGCGGCTGACAAGGGTGGGGAAGAGCCTGTTGATCTTGTCAATCCTTTTATCGGAACATCTAATTTCGGTACTACCAATCCAGGAGCAGTATGCCCTAACGGATTGATGTCAGTCGTACCATTCAACGTAATGGGTTCTGATTTGAATAAATATGACAAGGATGCACGCTGGTGGTCAACTCCTTACGAATATCATAACGTCTTTTTCACGGGCTATTCTCACGTCAATCTAAGTGGTGTGGGTTGTCCAGAAGTAGGCTCATTGTTGCTTATGCCTACGACAGGAAAGCTGAATGTCGACTATAAGGAGTACGGAAGTACATACGACAAGGAGGTTGCACACCCCGGTTATTATTCTAATAATCTGAAAAAGTATAATGTGAAGACAGAGGTAACAGCTACTCCTCGCAGTTCTGTTGCACGTTTCACATTCCCGAAAGGAGAAAGTCATATCTTGTTGAACCTCGGTGAAGGACTCACAAATGAGTCTGGTGCCATGGTGAAGAAGGTGAGCGACACAGAGTATGAGGGTATGAAGTTGCAGGGTACATTCTGTTATAACCCTCAGGCTGTATTCCCAATTTACTTCGTGATGCGTGTCAGCAAGAAGCCTACAGAAGCTGGCTATTGGAAGAAACAGCGTCCGATGACAGGCGTAGAGGCTGAGTGGGATGTCGACAATGGTAAGTATAAGCTCTATAAGACCTATAACAAGGAACTCTCTGGCGATGATATCGGTGTATGGATGAACTTCAACACTGAGGCTGACGAGCAGATAGAGGTGCAGATGGGTGTGTCATTCGTAAGTATGGCAAACGCCCGTGAGAACCTTGATGCCGAACAGCGTGGAAAGAACTTCGACGCTATTCGTGCTGAGGCGCGTGCTAAGTGGAATGATGATCTCTCTCGCATCCTCGTTGAGGGTGGTACAAAGACAGAGCGTACGATCTTCTATACAGCTCTTTATCACGTCCTTATCCACCCAAATATCCTGCAGGATGTCAACGGACAGTACCCTGCCATGGAGGGTGATGAGATTCGTACGGTGAAGGAGGGCAACCGTTATACGGTCTTCTCTCTATGGGACACCTATCGCAATGTGCATCAGTTGCTTACGTTGGTCTATCCAAATCGTCAGCGCGACATGATTCGTTCGATGATTGGGATGTACGAGGAGCATGGCTGGATGCCAAAGTGGGAACTCTTCAGTCGTGAGACTTACACGATGGAAGGCGACCCAGCTATCCCTGTTATCACTGATTCTTGGTTGAAAGGTCTGCGTGGTTACGATATCAATAAGGCTTACGAGGCATTCCGCAAGTCGGCTTTGACAAAGGGAAGCGAGAACCCGCTGCGCCCAGACAATGACGAATATATGGAGAAGGGATATGTAGCTTTGCACGAGAAGTTCGACAATTCCGTTTCTCACGCACTCGAATACTACATTGCCGACAATGCCCTCTCACGTTTGGCTGCGGCATTGGGTAAGAAAGATGATGCCCGTCTGTTCCACAATCGTGCTTTGGGTTATCGCCATTATTTCAGTAAGGAGTATGGTTTGTTGCGCCCATTGATGCCAGACGGCACCTTCTATAAGCCTTTCGATCCAAAGCAGGGAGAGAACTTCGAACCATCTCCAGGCTTCCACGAAGGTAATGCTTGGAACTATACTTTCTATGTTCCGCATGACGTAATGGGACTTGCAAAGCTCATGGGAGGACAGAAAAACTTTGTAAACAAGCTCCAGAGCGTGTTCGACAAGGGTTATTACGACCCTGCCAACGAACCTGATATTGCTTATCCTCACCTCTTCTCTTATTTCAAGGGCGACGAGTGGCGTACACAGGTGCAGACCCGCAGACTCTTGAAGGAGTATTTCAAGAATGCACCAGAGGGCATCCCTGGTAATGATGATACCGGAACAATGTCTGCTTGGGCAGTGTTCAATATGATAGGTTTCTATCCTGACTGTCCGGGTGATCCATCTTACACGCTCACTTCACCAGTCTTTGACAAGGTGACTATCCGTTTAGATAAGGCGCAGTGGGGCAGAGATAAGCTCTTGATAGAGACAGTTCGTCCAAATGCTGAGGCTGTAATTATCAAGAAAATAGAGTTAGGTGGTAAGCCATTGAACCGCTATCGCATTACGAATGACGAACTCTTAAAGGGTGGAGTATTGAAGTTCTATCTAAAGTAA